The genome window TGATATTTGTGTCTTGTCAAGCGCAATGCATAAAACAACTCATCAAGCTGTAATTGAGAATTATTACGGAAAAATTGCGAAAAAAGACGAAAGCTTAGTATCTTTAAATACAGCTTTTGCAAAAGATGGAGCTTATATTTATGTTCCAAATAATGTGATTTTATCTAAGCCAATTCAGATTGTTTATTTCTCAACAGGAGCTTCTCAAGAAGCAATGTATCAACCACGTAATTTGGTTGTAGTTGGAGATAATGCACAAGTTCAAATTATCGAAAGACATCAAACATTAGACGAAAAAGCAAACTTAACAAATGTTGTTTCTGAGGTGAATGTTGGACGTAATTCTGAAATTCATTGGTACAAATTCCAAAATGATTCTAACGATGCTTCTTTAGTTGACAATACATATATCAACCAAGAAAGAGATTCTCGTGCCAATGTATTTACATTTGCTTTTGGAGGAAAAATTGTTCGTAACAATTTGAATTTCTTCCAGAATGGAGAAAATTGTAACTCTGTAATGGACGGAATTACGGTGATTGATGGAAAACAACATATCGATCATCATACATTTGTGGAGCATAATTTCCCGAATTGTGAATCGCACGAATTGTATAAAGGGATTTACGATGAGAAAGCGCAAGGAGTTTTCAATGGTAAAATCTATGTACACAAAGAAGCACAAAAATTGAATGCATTCCAACAAAATAATAATGTTTTGTTATCTGATGGAGCTTCAATTAATACAAAACCTCAATTAGAGATTTTTGCTGATGATGTAAAATGTTCTCACGGATGTACAGTTGGGCAATTAGAAGAAGAATCTTTATTCTACATGCAACAACGTGGTATTCCGAAGAAAGAAGCGAAAGCAATGTTATTGTATGCCTTTGCTGCAGACGCTTTGCGACATGTGCAAATTCCACAAATCTCAAATAGAGTAAACTCTATAATTGCAAAAAAATTAGGAGTTAGTTTAGATTTCGAATTATAAAATATAGTTCTGAGTTATACGTAATAAGTTTTAAGTTGAACTTATTTTGAAATATAAAGT of Empedobacter falsenii contains these proteins:
- the sufD gene encoding Fe-S cluster assembly protein SufD, with product MIDLKENLVSRHLVFNEKNKVNKGIEGLRQEAIEIFNQKGFPTRKDEEWKYTNLAPLLKVDYKLFPEDEVAVEYKDIKKYLINDIDTYTIVFINGKYSSFLSNTTHDEADICVLSSAMHKTTHQAVIENYYGKIAKKDESLVSLNTAFAKDGAYIYVPNNVILSKPIQIVYFSTGASQEAMYQPRNLVVVGDNAQVQIIERHQTLDEKANLTNVVSEVNVGRNSEIHWYKFQNDSNDASLVDNTYINQERDSRANVFTFAFGGKIVRNNLNFFQNGENCNSVMDGITVIDGKQHIDHHTFVEHNFPNCESHELYKGIYDEKAQGVFNGKIYVHKEAQKLNAFQQNNNVLLSDGASINTKPQLEIFADDVKCSHGCTVGQLEEESLFYMQQRGIPKKEAKAMLLYAFAADALRHVQIPQISNRVNSIIAKKLGVSLDFEL